In the Parashewanella tropica genome, TTTCACTATATTCTGTGGTAAGTGCAGTATTATCAGGATAGGTATTATGGAGTGACATATTCGAGGTGTTGGTCAATGGGTGTACAGATTGCTCAAATGATCCAATAATGGGAGATAAGCGATGCTTTCTATCCATATTATTAGGCCAATGGCTATTGATTGATACTGCGTTACTGAGATGAATACCTGCGCCAGTACCATCTTGTTTATTAACGGTTACTCTAAAAAACTTGGCGTTATCAGTATCTTGACTCCCCGTAGAACGTAACATTCTAAGTGTCATTGTCACATCAATCTTTGAGCGATTACTGCTGCACTCATCGACACGACCATGAAACCTATCCCACGAGTCGTGATTAAGATACTGAGGACCAGCACAAGATAAATTCTCTGAAATTCGTAGCTTTCTAGAAACACCAAAACGATATGGTTGTCTCCCTGCAGATGATGCGACAGCTTTTTGAGCGATTAGAGCGTCTGAGCTAGCGCTTAACTCAGTTTGAACTCCTGATGAAGCCTGTCCAATAGCCTCCATAATATTTTGATTCAAAAGATCAAAATCTACTGAGTGGTAGTTACTTTCATCATAATCCACCTGATTATTAATCGCATGGGTATAGAGCTCACCATCTTGCTCATAAACAAGTGTGATAGGCGCTACAACGCCGATGCCTAATAATGTTGACAACTTCTGACTGGCATTATTTTTATCATCAACTTCTGTTGCATCTAGTAATACTAAATTTCCCAGCTTAACCTCGGAAAAAATTTTCTCTCTTTCAGAAACTAAGTCTGCATTGTCAATATTTACATAATACACCCCAGCCAAGTGCTCTTGAGGCAATTGAAGGTATGTTTGAGCAAATACGGATGGGGCTTGTTTCGCCATGATTGGCATGGCAGTACTGGCAGAAAGTAACGCCGCACAAAGTAGCGCTTTTTTTGTATTGATACTAAAAACCGGTTTCATTAACTATGTTCCTTTATAGTTTGAAATCTAATTGGATTTAGAAGTGCTTCCCAATACTCCTTAGGGTGATCACGACTAAATCGACCCTGTTAAACAAAACTTAAATTTCACTTAACGGAACGAAACGTACCACTTTGCATAGAGTTTTTACTACAACTTTATTAGATAAAAAACTCTAAAAAAACACTATACCAGCATAAAATAAAGTAAGATAAAAACGGTAAACCAATGTTTTAATTAAGCAATAATAGGCACAAAAAAATAGAAATCACAAGGTGACACCAATCATAAATTCAGTAGGAAATCTGGAGTTACTTTAAAAGATGAGAGCAAATGACTGTTGAAAGTCTTGAAGAAAATAGACCTCAGGCATGCTCACCTAAGGTCTAACAGTATTCTATTTAAAAGAACGCGTATTTAGCTAAAAATAGTGCTGCAATAATTGCGATTCCAAGATTCAACTCTTTCGCTCGACCACATAAGATTTTAATCAAAACGTAAGAAATAAAGCCCAATGCAATACCTGTTGCGATTGAAAAACTTAATGGCATCAAAATACAAACAACGACAACGGGAGCAGCTTCAGTTAAATCTTCCCACTCAACATGCGTCAAGCCCGCCATCATTAGCATTGCCACATAAAATAATGCACCAGCTGTTGCAAAGGCAGGAACCATTCCCGCAAGTGGTGCAAAGAACATCGCCAGTAAAAAAAGAACCCCAACAACAACTGCCGTTAAACCAGTACGCCCACCAGCGCTCACACCTGCTGTACTTTCTATGTAGCTCGTTGTTGTGGATGTCCCCAAAGCAGAACCTGCAATAGTAGCAACACTATCCGCCATCAGTGCACGGCTTAAACGGGGCAATTTACCTTGATCATCCAATAAGCCACCACGTTGTGATACTGCAACCAAAGTACCAGAAGTATCAAATAGGTCGACAAATAAGAAAGCAAACACCACCGAAATCATGCCCACTTCGAATACACCAGCGAGATCCATTTGCATAAAAGTAGGCAACAGACTTGGCGGCATTGAAACAATTCCCTGATATTTGACTTCACCCGCCATCAATCCAATCAAAGTAATAGTGAGAATACTTAAAAATACAGCTGAATTAAGACCACGTTGTACTAAGGCAACAATAAGGAAAAAACCAAGTGCAGCCATAACAGCTGGAAATGCCGTAATGTCACCTAAAGTCACTAACGTTTGAGGGCTAGCAACAACGATCCCCGCGCTTTTTAAACCGATTAACGCAAGAAAAATACCGATACCAGCTGTAATCCCCAATCTCAGTCCCATTGGAATAGAGTTAATGATCATTTCTCGTACTTTGAACAGTGACAAGAGTAGAAAACATATACCAGATAAAAACACTGCGGCTAGAGCCGTTTGCCAAGAGTGCCCCATTTCTCCGACTACGGTATATGTGAAAAAAGCATTCAAGCCCATGCCTGGTGCTAGTGCAATTGGATAATTCGCATAAAGCCCCATGATCAAACAGCCAATCGCAGCGGCAATACATGTCGCTACAAAAACAGCGCCATGATCCATACCCGCATCAGCTAAAATACTGGGGTTAAGAAAAATGATATAAGCCATGGTTAAGAAAGTCGTTACACCTGCAATAACTTCCCTTTTTACATTGGTATGATGTTCTTTGAGTTTGAACAGCTTCTCAAACATGATGATAAAACCTAGGGATTGAAAAAATAACCCCACGAATTATACCGACATTGATCACACACAAACAGCTTTATGTGAGCGATTTAACAGTTTTGTATTTAGAATAAACAGCCCTACCATTAACAAGTTCTCGGATATAAAAACCACCTGCATTAACAGCAAATGAATGCAAATTAATTAGACTTCAATAACTTATTGGATATAAAAATAAAGCTCCCCAAAAAAATCCAGATAAGGTACAGAGGTTCAAATGGCATCACTATCTGCTGTCACAGAAACGCCACGCTTGGCTCCATCGAACGAATCCCCCAAAGCTATTGAAGCTAACTTTAACCCTAAAGCGAAAGAAACTTATGAAACTCTCAAGGAAAATTGGTTAGATGAAGCTGAGTTTGTGCGCCTATTAGAGCAAGCCCATAAAGAAGGAAACTTTCCTTTCAGTTATGACACATTTAAAAACTTCCCTGCAGATCACCAAATGCAACTTCATAGCGATTTTCCAACTTTTAAGTTGGCTCTAGAACAAGTGATAGGGTGCGACTGCGTTCAATATCCAAGATGTAACAAGCCAACGCTTCTTCCTGAGCAACAACAAGATGCATTACTTTGGTATTCACATATTGATGCTAAAGCAGTGTCATCAATGGTCGCCTTATTTAATGATCAGCAGAAATCACTTATCAATGCGCCAGAATTACAAGTTCAGATAAACCAGATTGGCGAAATTGCAAAATCTTTGCCTCAAACTCACCAAGCCAGTGAATTACACTCCCTCCCAGTCAGTAGTGCAAATGGAACTGATGAGGTTTCAGACACATTTAGTAGTCTCAACCTCACAGCGAAACAAAATATTAAGTTAGTCATCCCCAAATTATCTGAAGGCGCAAATAATTACATTGGAACATACTTAGAGCTGTTCAGGTATCGAGAAAATGATGACGATAAGGCAGTGGAGAAACAACCTATTGCTCCGCCTGAATATCAAGATAAAGCAAACTTTCTTGCCCTAGTCTCTAGACTCAATCAAATGAGCTCAACAGATCCAGATTTTGCCATTTTGCAAAAGATTGTTTGCACATCTGTCCAAAAGCTGCCTACTGTCCTAGATTTTCAGAGCAGACCTGACAAACAAGAACTACACATGTACTTTGTAGAACTTAAGGCACTTGTTGACACAGTAGCACAGAGATAGGCGGGCAAAAAAAAACCTGCTCATATTGAGCAGGCAAAGACATCTTGCAAGCGGCCTCTTTGAGGAAGTAACTCTACAAAGGATAGAGTTAAACTTGGCGACATCAGAAAAAAGACTTTGTTCCGACACCGCTACTTGAATCTGTTAAAAGTCCAAATGGACTACAAGGGTTGATGGTAACTGATTCGATATAGAATCTAGGGTCAGTTAGCCCTTAAAACTTTAAAGTAAATAACCCGCCGCGCAGGGCTTCAGCATTAAACCAAGTGTTTTGCCAATATAGGGTTTCGTTACCTTGATACATAATTGTACTCCTAACAAAGTTGTTAAATTTCGATGCTCAATAAAAGCTTGGCTCGATTCCGTGGAACTACATCAATTCTCAATCCGTGGAGACAAACAACTTGTTACTCAGATCCTTGGAGTCAGGTATCCATCCTGGATAAAACATTCGGTAGGAATGAATTCTCTTGCCTAACCGATGATTTGAATTATACACACCTGTAATTTAATTACAACTATTTCTTGTTTTTTTCTTCCACCAATCGGTTTCAGCCTCAAAAAATGAATAAACACCGCATCAATCACACTAAGATCCTAAAAAAAGACAATTAAAGCGTTGCAAAATTACATAATCAACATTTTCTTTATGGCAAAAAAAAAGCCCACTCAATAGAGCAGGCGAAGACATCATGCAAACGGGATAAGGAAGGCTTATAATTTGTGCAACTCAAATGCAGAGAATGAACCACACCATAAGCTTTCCTAAAAAATGTTACCTAGACAATTAGGTAATAAAAACTATCAATAAGACTCCCACCTCATTAATGGCTCAATTATACATACAGGTAATTTTATTACAACAATAAATATGATTTTTCATATAAACACCGCGCAATAAGTAATAAAATTACAAATACATGTATAAGTGTCTAAATATCGATACAGCCACATGCAAATTTACTTAGCCTATATCGCTTCAGTTTGACGTAGTAAAATTGTGACTATTGGGAATATCCAACATTTGGCGTACTATTGAGGCATCGTTTTCTATAATAGGATTTCTTGTGACTGCATTAAATCAACTCTACCCTCAACCTCTCTGGCAATGGTTTGAAACCATTTGTTCAATTCCACACCCATCCAAACATGAACAAGCACTCAGTGCTCATATTCAAGCTTGGGCAAAAGAGAAAGGGTTAGACTTTATTGAAGATAAAGTTGGTAACTTAATTATTAAAAAACCAGCCACTGCTGGAATGGAAGGTCGTAAAGTTGTTTGTATTCAAGCCCACCTTGATATGGTGCCACAAAAAAACAACGACAAAGTCCACGATTTTGAAACAGATCCAATCGAAGCCTATGTTGATGGCGATTGGGTTACGGCTAATGGCACAACGCTAGGTGCTGATAATGGCATTGGTATGTCTTCAGCATTGGCTATTCTAGGTTCGACGGATATTAAACACGGTCCTTTAGAAGTCTTACTGACGATTGATGAAGAAGCCGGAATGACAGGTGCATTTGGTTTAGAAGCTGGTGTTCTTGAAGCTGATATTCTGATCAATACCGACTCAGAGCAAGAAGGCGAAATTTACATGGGCTGTGCTGGCGGCGTTGATGCCGAAATCACGGTTCCAATGGCATGGGAAGCGGCTGAGCCAAGTCAAAAACCCTATAAACTAGCCATTTCAGGTTTAAAAGGCGGCCACTCTGGTGTGAATATTCACATGGGACGTGGCAACGCGAATAAGCTGTTAGCACGCTTTTTAGCTGGTCATGCAGAAGAACTTGCACTGGAGCTTGCTAACTTCACCGGCGGCTCACTGCGTAACGCCATTCCGCGTGAAGCAGAAATCACCTTTACAATTCCAGAAGAAAAAGTAGCACGTTTACAAGAGCTCACCGCTTTCTTCCAAGAGTTAGTCAGAGCGGAACTGGCCATTGCCGATCCAGACTTTACCTTCACGCTTTCTGAAACCGAAACGCCAAAGCAAGTGATGGCAGAAGAAAGTCAAGATGACTTCATCGCTCTACTTAACACCTGCCCTAACGGTGTAGAAAGAATGAGTGATGACGTTGCAGGCGTGGTTGAAACTTCACTTAACGTAGGTGTGATTTCAACTGAAACCGAACATGTAAGCATCCTATGTTTAATCCGCTCTCTCATTGACTCAGGACGCAGCCAAGTTGAAGGTAACTTAACCTCTTTAGCTCAGCTGGCTGGTGCAGAAGTTGAGTTTAGCGGGGCTTATCCAGGTTGGAAGCCTGATAACAGCTCA is a window encoding:
- a CDS encoding leukocidin family pore-forming toxin → MKPVFSINTKKALLCAALLSASTAMPIMAKQAPSVFAQTYLQLPQEHLAGVYYVNIDNADLVSEREKIFSEVKLGNLVLLDATEVDDKNNASQKLSTLLGIGVVAPITLVYEQDGELYTHAINNQVDYDESNYHSVDFDLLNQNIMEAIGQASSGVQTELSASSDALIAQKAVASSAGRQPYRFGVSRKLRISENLSCAGPQYLNHDSWDRFHGRVDECSSNRSKIDVTMTLRMLRSTGSQDTDNAKFFRVTVNKQDGTGAGIHLSNAVSINSHWPNNMDRKHRLSPIIGSFEQSVHPLTNTSNMSLHNTYPDNTALTTEYSETSGFTIGGGVSASAEVSDGGPKVGAGANVGFSINASRTIKYLQSEYRVKQASNGLTGRFVYERNEHECALLKGSHGGGCTTTSGWGDADHIIDASRNRISPVAYANFKPNFDYIYRAEPHKRGTSNFELNTTLKIARKYATRSITGCVFFCSRNIMATQHTTFNRRNVVTVNWDHPAFEPEPNVYLKAEGHNNQCLAVPGNNPAVGTSVITYSCNNDWIDQTWGLDDKMRYRSRVAPDRCLTVMPNNQVKTQACTTNNDQRWEWVGKKLKTLANGKEGFVLQFNAHGQSVTVAPELPASASAQDKRKQEWGPFLTNLSW
- a CDS encoding NCS2 family permease translates to MFEKLFKLKEHHTNVKREVIAGVTTFLTMAYIIFLNPSILADAGMDHGAVFVATCIAAAIGCLIMGLYANYPIALAPGMGLNAFFTYTVVGEMGHSWQTALAAVFLSGICFLLLSLFKVREMIINSIPMGLRLGITAGIGIFLALIGLKSAGIVVASPQTLVTLGDITAFPAVMAALGFFLIVALVQRGLNSAVFLSILTITLIGLMAGEVKYQGIVSMPPSLLPTFMQMDLAGVFEVGMISVVFAFLFVDLFDTSGTLVAVSQRGGLLDDQGKLPRLSRALMADSVATIAGSALGTSTTTSYIESTAGVSAGGRTGLTAVVVGVLFLLAMFFAPLAGMVPAFATAGALFYVAMLMMAGLTHVEWEDLTEAAPVVVVCILMPLSFSIATGIALGFISYVLIKILCGRAKELNLGIAIIAALFLAKYAFF
- a CDS encoding aminoacyl-histidine dipeptidase, with the protein product MTALNQLYPQPLWQWFETICSIPHPSKHEQALSAHIQAWAKEKGLDFIEDKVGNLIIKKPATAGMEGRKVVCIQAHLDMVPQKNNDKVHDFETDPIEAYVDGDWVTANGTTLGADNGIGMSSALAILGSTDIKHGPLEVLLTIDEEAGMTGAFGLEAGVLEADILINTDSEQEGEIYMGCAGGVDAEITVPMAWEAAEPSQKPYKLAISGLKGGHSGVNIHMGRGNANKLLARFLAGHAEELALELANFTGGSLRNAIPREAEITFTIPEEKVARLQELTAFFQELVRAELAIADPDFTFTLSETETPKQVMAEESQDDFIALLNTCPNGVERMSDDVAGVVETSLNVGVISTETEHVSILCLIRSLIDSGRSQVEGNLTSLAQLAGAEVEFSGAYPGWKPDNSSEVMALVNETYHDIYKKEPDIMVIHAGLECGLFKKPYPDMDMVSIGPTIRYPHGPDEKVLIETVGQYWELLLAVLERIPTKA